The following are encoded together in the Anaeromyxobacter diazotrophicus genome:
- the purB gene encoding adenylosuccinate lyase, whose product MIPRYTRPEMARIWSPERRYRIWLDVELAACEAMVRLGQVPAEDYGQLERTFARYELTPADVARIDEIERTTKHDVIAFLTFLEERGGLPARHLHKGMTSSDVLDTTLAVQLSEATVLVLAGVDRVRAALKKRAFEHKTTAMMGRSHGIHAEPITFGLKLAGWWDAWGRRREAIERAGRTVAVGKISGAVGTFANVDPRVEAFVMEKLGLAGAEGAATQIVNRDRHAELFCAFAVAAGTLEQQATEVRHLQRTEVREAEEPFTAGQKGSSAMPHKRNPILSENLTGLARLIRSYALASLEDVALWHERDISHSSVERVIGPDATLALDFGLNRFAGMMEGLRVYPERMLQNLELTGGLQEAQRVLLALVGKGVPRQEAYVYVQRNAMKVWEEKVDFRTALERDPDVSRILTGGEIGACFALDYHLKHVDTIFARVFGA is encoded by the coding sequence TCTGGCTCGACGTCGAGCTGGCGGCCTGCGAGGCGATGGTGCGCCTGGGGCAGGTCCCGGCCGAGGACTACGGCCAGCTCGAGCGGACCTTCGCCCGCTACGAGCTCACCCCGGCCGACGTGGCGCGCATCGACGAGATCGAGCGCACCACCAAGCACGACGTCATCGCCTTCCTCACCTTCCTGGAGGAGCGGGGCGGTCTGCCGGCGCGGCACCTGCACAAGGGGATGACCTCCTCGGACGTGCTCGACACCACCCTGGCGGTGCAGCTCTCCGAGGCGACGGTGCTGGTGCTGGCCGGCGTCGATCGCGTCCGGGCGGCGCTCAAGAAGCGCGCCTTCGAGCACAAGACCACCGCCATGATGGGCCGCAGCCACGGCATCCACGCCGAGCCCATCACCTTCGGGCTCAAGCTGGCCGGCTGGTGGGACGCGTGGGGCCGCCGCCGCGAGGCCATCGAGCGCGCTGGCCGCACGGTGGCGGTGGGCAAGATCTCGGGGGCGGTCGGCACGTTCGCGAACGTCGATCCCCGCGTCGAGGCGTTCGTGATGGAGAAGCTGGGCCTCGCCGGCGCGGAGGGCGCGGCGACCCAGATCGTGAACCGGGACCGCCACGCCGAGCTGTTCTGCGCCTTCGCGGTGGCGGCCGGCACGCTCGAGCAGCAGGCCACCGAGGTCCGGCACCTGCAGCGCACCGAGGTGCGCGAGGCGGAGGAGCCCTTCACGGCCGGGCAGAAGGGGTCCTCGGCCATGCCGCACAAGCGCAACCCCATCCTCTCCGAGAACCTGACCGGCCTGGCCCGCCTCATCCGCTCCTACGCGCTGGCCTCGCTGGAGGACGTGGCGCTCTGGCACGAGCGCGACATCAGCCACTCCTCGGTGGAGCGCGTCATCGGCCCCGACGCCACCCTGGCCCTCGACTTCGGGCTGAACCGCTTCGCCGGCATGATGGAGGGGCTGCGCGTCTACCCGGAGCGCATGCTGCAGAACCTCGAGCTCACCGGCGGCCTCCAGGAGGCGCAGCGGGTGCTGCTGGCGCTGGTGGGCAAGGGCGTCCCGCGCCAGGAGGCGTACGTCTACGTCCAGCGGAACGCGATGAAGGTCTGGGAGGAGAAGGTCGACTTCCGGACCGCGCTGGAGCGCGATCCGGACGTGTCGCGGATCCTGACCGGCGGCGAGATCGGGGCCTGCTTCGCGCTCGACTACCACCTGAAGCACGTGGACACGATCTTCGCCCGCGTGTTCGGCGCGTAG